GGTTCATCCTCTAAACCCCTTTTTTTAAATGTACATTGTTACAAAAATAGCCTAAAGCTACACGAGTAGTATAAGCTTAAGCTACGTTTAGGTCCAATCCCAATATCTCCCTGAACCGCGGAACCCTGTGGTCGAACCGGAAATCACATAACCACGCAACCGTTGGCATTCTCATCACTGAACATCTCGAAAGAATCCGAATCCGACGGCTGTCGTGGTGGAGGTGAGTAAGACTCCGCAGCTGTGTACGTATGAGAATACGGTGGTGGCCGAGCGTAGTAAGATGCAGCGTAGCTCGCACTAGGATGCGCCGTATGGTAATTCACGGCGTATACAGGGGGACCAACGTAGGTAGGGTACGGGTACGGGTATGGATACGGGTACGGATGATGCTGTGGAGGGCTGACATTGGTGAATGCTGCGGTTGATTCCGTAGGGATCGGATCGGAGGTATCACCCACACCCTCGTTGTTGACGTCATTGCCTTTTtgccctttccttttcttctttttatctcCATTGCCCCCGCCGGCTTTCTCTGCTGCTCCGTCGCCATCATTGCTCACCTCCTTCTGGTCCACGCCGGCGTTCGAATTCTCTCCGTTCTTTCCTTCTGATTTCGCCGTATCTTTGTTTTGATCGCCGTCGTTGTTCTTGTTGTTTGCACCATCACCTTCGCTACTTTTGTCTTTGCTTTTATCTGTAGATTCAGTTTTGGGTTCGACGTTCTCTGGAGATTTGTTCTCGGCCTCGTTACCGACGTCGCCCTTCTCGTTGCTCTTTGAATCTTTCTGTTTCTCAGTGTTCTTCCCCTTCTCTGATTTTTTCCCCTCCTTCTCAGCTTTATCAGGCCAGAGCTCTGCGTATTTCCCCGTCTTCGCAAGCTTCTTGATGAGAGTCTCTGCGTCGACATTCCCAGTCACTGTAACTTTATGTTGCTGGGAATCGATCGTCGTGGTGTAAACCCCTGAAAAAATAAATCGGATGGAAGAAAATGGGGGAATTAGTGAGATTCTGAGCTGAAATCGGactgcaataaaaaaaaaaactgaaaatggaATTGAGGGTCTCATGATTTTGTACCGTCGACGCTCTGCAACACCTTCTTCACCTTTCTCTTGCAGGCTTCGCAGTGAAAGGATACTCTCAAAACCCATGTCTGGAAAAACCAAGCAGAGTATCATagaatcaccaaaaaaaagttgAGAATGGTGAATATGAAGACATGGGTCATCGTCAGGAGCAGTATTTTACCTGGTATTTCAGGGGTTCCGAAGCTTCTTCGGCTGGTTTTGTTGCCATGAGCGCGAGAAGGATGGGTGTCTGAGCTTTGAAGCTCGTAGAGAAAACAGAAAACGTCTGAGTGTCTGCGAGAGTGAAGACGTTTGGGAGAAGGGGAAGTTCAATGGAGAATTTTACTTATTATATAGCTCAAACTTCAGAGAAAGTtcgtagagagagagagagagctttacTTAGTattgtagagagagagtgagGTTAAAGTTTAGAAAGGCAGGCTTTCGTGGGTTCCAAGGATTCATGGATGGGGGATTCGGATTGGTGAATTGGCCGATTCAGATGTATATTGGTGAATCGACCGATTCGGATAGAAATGGGTCAGTGATAACAATGGTGAATGGGATTTGAAATCCTCAACTCCTATAATGTTAGAGGTGTTATATTTATAATTGATTTGATACTAGATATACTAGGAATCTCTGGAGAGAATACATGGTAAGGTGATATTTGATTGACAATGAATATGGCAAGGCAATATATGCATAAATAAGATGAGTTCAAATAAGGAAAACACAAGAAAGGAAAGCTTTTATAGTGTATCAATATACTATAATGTATTAGTATTATACTATATTATTGTATTATATTGGGTTGTATCAATACTGATGATATTATCATGATTACATAATACCACATCTttacctatctctctctctctctcatcaaattcaaaattttttgaattttttcttttcttttattgacatccaaacatagccaaGGCAAACCATATTTTCCAAATTATTGAGGTTGGTCATGGTTGTAATTGGATGTCGGGAATCGAGACCCACCATTTAAATATGGTTCTTGGTCAAAAGTTGATTATTCCTAATTAATATGGTAGTAATGTTAGATGCATAATAAATAGTTAGAAAGCCAGATTTTGAATCGGGCGAGTCACCTATATCAAGTTAAAAAAACAATAGGGTTTTTAATAAATACTCCCTTGAAAATGCCCACTTGTCCAAATACCCCCctgcaatttttttaattgtaaattcCTCCTATTTTCAAAACAGTGTGGCATTTTAATCCAGTCCATTAGTCTGGGACGTTAGAGGTTAGTTTTAGgaaatctaatgatcaaaatgcccttacgataaaaaccaatcaaaattaaagagtaaagtgacctaattgccctcatcttccccaaatagtttagaaaactgaaaatccaaaaaaaccctaaaatcattcaaaaaaccatcttccccaaatcctttGCAATCTTCTTTGCATTGATGGCAAACCCATTTCAGAATTTGAGCCTGTTAGCATTATTTCTGTGGTGCATTAGTCAAATTTGTTCTGGGTTTAAGATTTAATTACTTTGTGGGTTTGTCTGTTGCAGGATTTTGGGGAAAGAAAGATTTgcagtgaaagaagagaaaggaagaacaaTGAAAGCTACAAAGTTTAGGGTTCGATTTTCAGTGGAGATCAATAGTAGAACCAAAAGTCAAGGAATAAATACAACTTGGTCCAGTGGAAGAACAAGGAGCCAGACCTGAAACTTGAGTTGGATTTTCCAATTTAGATAGTCTTTTAACCCCAGAATTTGCAACCAGAATCCCTTAGGGTAGGGATATATCTTCCAaattttgagaagaaaagaaggagatcGAACCAACTATGTGGGGCTGTTTGTATCGCCCAGAAAACAGAGTAACAGTATAGGTTTAAAgtaactaaaataaaagaagaagatagaactaggagagagaggaggacggcacaatttggatcctctattgccgagctgcccgacaggaccgtgctgtcaAGACACGGTGAGGtgcgcaatgatcgccttacccccattcgggcaaggcgctcgggcaggggtaaggtggtcattgtatGCCtcgctgtgtcttggcagtacgGTCCTATcgagcagctcggcagtagaggatctggatcacAACGGCAGCGTACATACACCGTGAGGTAAAACTCAACTTTAAAAGCTATTTTccattccaatctatctctctcGTTCAATggttacatatataaagaaaaaagaaaatttaattttCCAAATCAAGCTCTCAGATTTCCAAATCAAACATATTGTTTAGGGTTCGATTTTCAGCAGAGATCAACCCTAGTAGTTTGGataatcgtttagggtttgatttttagtttcaaatcctaaatgatttggggaagatgagggtaatttggccactttattctttaattttggtgggttttaatcataagggcattttggtcattagattccctaaaactaaccTCTAACGTTCAagactaacggactggactaaAATGCTACACTATTTTGAAAGTAAGGGgaagtttacaattagaaaagttgtaggggggcatttggacaaatggacattttcagggggcatttgttaaaaacccaacaaaaaaacatgaaacctGGTTAGGAGTTAGACTCGCTTAGATTTAAGAAATGATCAGACCAGATTTGAGTTAGTATGAGGTTTTTATTGGCTCGGTGTTTTTTACCCGAATCATGTGAAATtcacttattatttttttttttttttctaattaggTTGTATACCATACTTTGGTCTATAATTTAACAAAAccttaaaatttttctttgttacttaagcctccttcttcttcttcttcttctttttgctttttctcttctttcttctttttttttttttttttttttttttttgtttttgtttgttcgtTCTCACATGTGAAGCAACCATAGCCTCAATCTCTCTTCACTCGCTCAGATCAGATTTGACCTGTGGGACTTACTACGTTTTAAAAAGAGCAAGTTGAGTTGAAGATCCTCGTTTTCAACTATGCTATAATGAAAAAACATTCCCATTACccaatctttctctttctttcttgataattaaaactaaactgTAGTGGTAATACATTAAAAGCTAACAAAGTTGATGGATGAAATCGATTGTGTACTCTGGATTGCATAATTTAAATGGCCCTCTTGAGACTTGAGATTAAGACACCTAAAGCAATACTTTTTACCCTTTGATGTCTTTGttagattccaatccaaaagcCTCGTCTAGGAAGTGGAGAGGCCCACAAGTATACGAAGACACTCAAGGTTCCATACCTGCTGATACCTTCGGGATCGGGCTCCTCTGTAGCACAAGGGTGCGCTGGACATCTTACTGTGCGGCATCAGAGCTCGCCGTGTATATGAGCTCTCATTTAGATGGCTCGGATCAATGAAGCACAGATGAGCGTGAACACCATTTGAcatggtaattacacttcttggtGGATCTATATATGTGTGCCAATGTGAAGGACCTCCCATTTGATTGGGCTGTCAAATTTAAGTCTGAAACGGTTGGACCGATGAAAACCGATTAGTTAAGTTTAGACCAAACCAAACCTTTATTGGGCTGATTTCAGTCTGGGTTTTTATGCAATCGGTAGAAACTGAAACAAAATGGACTGATCGAAACcaaaagaaaaccaaaccaaacccaattAAAAAACCAGGGAAAAACTAATAACGTGATCTACTAGGAGAGATCATCGCAATGACTCTTATGGAAGTTTTTCCGCAATATTTGCTTCCTTCTATTATCGCATGAGATAATGAAAACTATTCAAATGAAATCCTACCATtaacacatgtgataatagctgTCTATCTTCTTGTAATACTGCTATTTAAATGGCACTCTTATGTAATCTTTCTCAATCAATTCAAGAATCAATCTCTTCCAAATTTATCATGGTATCAGCTTATTGACGATCTTGGCCTAATCCGAttgctttcttcctcctttctttcGTTTTTTCTCGTCCACCTTTCTTGCTTCATCATGCCGGACCAAGACAATATTCCGGTTGGTGAGTCCAGCAATGTGCAGGGAGATTCATCGCAGGCTTCTCCACTGTCTAGCATGGATCCCTTCTCCCCATATCACCTTCACCATTCAGATAACCCAGGTGCTCTTCTCGTCTCCACGCCCCTCAATGGCAATAACTATCCTACATGGCGACATGCCATGCGCATGGCCCTATTTGCgaaaaataaaatgatgttCGTAGATGGGAGTCTTCCGCGTCCCACTTCGCCACTTTCTGTTGTCCAGACTTGGGACCGATGCAACTTCATGGTGCTTTCTTGGATCCTTAATGTCCTCACTCGAACCATTGCTGACAGCGTGATATATGCTGAGATAGCCTCTTCAGTTTGGAAGGAGCTTGAAGACCGTTTCTCACGCGGCAATGCCTCTCGCGTTTTTCAACTTAAGCGCTCCATTGCAACTATACACCAGGGAACTGATTCCCTCTCCTCTTACTTCACACAGCTGAAGGTTCTCTGGGACGAATTAGCTTCTTATGTGGTTGTTCCATCATGTTCTTGCGACGCCCAAAATGCTCTTCACTCGACTGGCCAGCAAGAACGTGTGTATCAATTTCTCATGGGGTTAtcggatatatatatatgcctaGATTCGTTCCCAAATACTTGCAATGGATCCCCTCCCTGATGTAAATAGGACatatcatcttcttctccaagagGAGCAGCAGCGCACCCTTTCTGCACCACCTGTTCTTGACACGGATACAATGGCCGTTAATCGATCTACCACATCCAAGGGTTCTCGCCCATTTGCTGGTTCCAACAGTCCTGATCTCAACCGCAATCATCCCTTTTGTGATCACTGCAAAATCCACGGCCACACTAGGGAGACTTGTTGGCCCTTACATGGATATCCACCTGGGCATTCAAAGCACCGTCATTCCTCTTCAACCCAGGCTTCTAAACCTGGTTCGCTTGCTGCCAATCAAGCCAAGGTAGCCACTGCTCCTCCGGTCCAGCCACCTGCGACCCAATCACCAGGGTCCCCTACTGCGTCCAGCCTCACCCCATCGCAGATTCAGCAGCTCCTATCGCTCTTGACCACGGATTCCACTGCTGCCCATGCCAATCTTGCAGGTATTGAACAGTGTTTTTCGGTTTCAGGTAAGGGTTCTCATTTTTGGCTACTTGACAGTGGGGCTTTCGATCACATGGTCTCTGATCTCTCATTACTCACAAATGTTACTTCTCTTGCCTCACCCATACCAGTTCGTTTACCCACCAGTGCTCATATGCCTGTTACTCATTGTGGCACACACCATCTTACTTCTGATATTATCCTTCGTGATGTGCtatatgttccttccttttcatttaatttattgTCTATTAGTAAACTCAGTAATAATATTTCCTGtgtggtttcttttttttcttccttttgtgcCATTCAGGACCTTCCATCAAAGAGGTTGATTGGAATGGGAACGCTGCGTAACGGTCTCTATCACTTTACTTCGGGCAGTCCTAGTTCAATACCGAACATATCTCACGCCTTCTCATCTTCTCTTTGGCATATTCGCATGGATCACCCCTCTTGTGACCGTTTATCTATATTATCCAATAATTTGTCTAATGTAATTTCTAAGCATGGACATTGTGATGTGTGTCATCTGGCTAAACAAACACGGTCCCCATTTCCATTAAACACTTCTCGATGCACAGAAATATTTGCACTATGATATTTGGGGAGGTTATCCCACCCCGACGAACACTGGTGCTCATTATTTTCTAACCAtcgttgatgatttttctcgatGTATTTAGGTATATCTAATGCACCAAAAGTCCGAAACTTatgctcttcttctctctctttttgcaTTAGTTAAAACCCAGTTTGGTACATCAATCAAGCAGATTCAGACCGATAATGGGAAGGAATTTTTTTCTAGACCATTTTAGGATTTTCTCTCTCAGGAGGCTGTCCATCACCAACATTCTTGCGTTGGGACTCCACAATAAAATGGGGTTGCCGAACGTAAACACCGGCATCTCCTCGAAGTTGCTCGTGCCTTTCGTTTCCAGGCTCATTTACCCTTATCTTTTTGGGGAGACTGTATTCTCACAGCCGCATATCTCATTAATCGGATTCCCACACccaatttgggggggggggcaaaacACCACATGAGTTATTATTAAAAACTACACCCTCTTATGATCACTTGCGGGTATTCGGGTGCCTTTGTTACGCTCATGATCACCATCCTGGTCGTTCCAAATTCGACCCTCGTGCAATTCGGTGCATTTTTGTTGGTTACCCTTATGGTCAAAAGGGTTATCGGGTTTTCAATCTTACAGCCCAACAATATTTTGTGTCCCGCGATGTGGTTTTCCATGAGGATATATTTCCATACCAAACCACACCACCACTCCCTGTTCCGCACTCGGTCCTTCCTTTTCCCTCTGCTGAATTTGATGACCTTGAAACCATCTCACCATCCACATCACCACCTTCACCTGTAGCTGGTTCACCCACATCACCTCCAGCCACTTCACCCGCACCATTCATCGACCCCCCCATCTTGCGTCGCTTTGATCGGACTTATGCCCCTTCTACTCGTCTGAAGGATTTTGTGTGCAATGCCGTTACTCAGAGTTCCTCACCCATCACTTCGACATTGGTTGGTAACACACCTTATCCTCTACATAATTTTTTATCTTATGCTGGTTTTACTAATCACCATTCTGCCTTTATTTCTGCAATTTCTTCTGATCATGAACCATCTTCATTTCAAGAAGCTACTAAATATCCCCACTGGCAACAAGCCATATAAAATGAGATCTCAGCCCTGGAACAAAATAACACTTGGTCTTTGGAGCATCTTCCTGCAGGTAAACGGGCGATAGGTTGCAAGTGGGTTTATAAAGTCAAAAGACATGCTAATGGTTCCATCGAGCGCTATAAAGCACGTCTAGTCGCAAAGGGTTACACGCAACAAGAGGGGCTGGATTACAATGAaacttttgcccctgttgctAAGCTTGTCACGGTGCGGAGCTTATTGGCTGTGGCTGCAATTCGTGGTTGACACTTGCGCCAACTTGATGTTAACAATGCGTTCCTCCACGGTGCCCTTGACGAGGATGTCTATATGAGTCTCCCTCCAGGTTATGGCAAAGAGGGGGAGACCCATTTCTGTAAACTTCAGAAGTCTctttatggcctcaagcagGCATCTCGGAATTGGTTTGCTACTCTCACTAAGGCTCTCCTAGCTGCTGGTTTCATCCAATCTCAAGCTGATTATTCACTGTTTGTCAAGGGTGGTTCTGGTTCTTTTATGGCTGTacttgtctatgttgatgacataatcGTGGCTAGTAATGATCTCACTGCCATTCAACGGCTCATTTCATTCTTGGATAACCGTTTCCATCTCAAAGATCTGGGCAATCTAAAGTATTTTCTGGGCATTGAGGTAGCGCGCACCAATGATAGACTCTTTATCAATCAGCGAAAATATGctttggatattttatccgaaTCAGGCCTCCTAGGTGCCAAACCCGCCACATTTCCAATGGAGCAGAATCATTGCCTAGCAGTTGACGTAGGCACCCCTCTATCTGATCCAACGCCCTATAGGCGGCTTATTGGGCGACTGATTTATTTAACAATAACCTGGCCGGACATCACGTATGCAATGAACACGCTtagccaattcatgcatcagCCTCGCCAGCCCCACTGGGATGCATCACTTCGCTTGGTTTGATATATTAAATCATCTCCAGGCACTAGGGT
The sequence above is a segment of the Telopea speciosissima isolate NSW1024214 ecotype Mountain lineage chromosome 7, Tspe_v1, whole genome shotgun sequence genome. Coding sequences within it:
- the LOC122666886 gene encoding heavy metal-associated isoprenylated plant protein 35-like; the protein is MATKPAEEASEPLKYQTWVLRVSFHCEACKRKVKKVLQSVDGVYTTTIDSQQHKVTVTGNVDAETLIKKLAKTGKYAELWPDKAEKEGKKSEKGKNTEKQKDSKSNEKGDVGNEAENKSPENVEPKTESTDKSKDKSSEGDGANNKNNDGDQNKDTAKSEGKNGENSNAGVDQKEVSNDGDGAAEKAGGGNGDKKKKRKGQKGNDVNNEGVGDTSDPIPTESTAAFTNVSPPQHHPYPYPYPYPYPTYVGPPVYAVNYHTAHPSASYAASYYARPPPYSHTYTAAESYSPPPRQPSDSDSFEMFSDENANGCVVM